The window TCCACGCGTCCGCGTGCTTGCTGCTTCAATATGGAATCATATGGCAGATGCAAGCTGCAGAATGATGTTGTTTTCTGGGATGATTTTGTTTGATATGATGATGTGTATGTTGGACCGTAACCTAACCTCCCTTGTAAGCTTTCTCTATGGATAAGGGTCACTTATTATAAAGTAAGCAATGTGAATTATTAAAGAACAAGAGAAAAAGGGACAACactttagaaagaaaaaaaattagcttCGAGGGTTAAAAAGGGcaactcttttcttcttcatcgtcaCTCTAACTGGGGAGTTGACTGAGCACAGTCCGAGTTTGAGAGAATGGATCTTTCCAAGTTTCTCTGTTGGGTTGTTTTGCTACTGGGAATCTTCTCCTCAAGGGTGGAATCAAGATACATGGTCTACAATACTTCACATACCATGGTCCAAGGTAAACTTAATGTCCATGTGGTTCCTCACTCCCACGATGATGTTGGTTGGCTCAAGACTGTTGATCAGTACTATGTCGGCTCTAACAACTCTATCCAGGTCAACTCCTTTCTGGTTTTCTTATTACGGATCAGATTCTGTTGTACACTTaccttgtttttgttttgttttgcttgTAGGTTGCTTGTGTTCAGAATGTGCTGGATTCAATTGTTCCTGCCTTGCTGGCTGATAAGAACCGCAGATTCATTTATGTTGAACAGgtaaatttagtttctttttttgtttcctaATTGAAGTTGTTAGCTTTTATGAAATGAAGATTTAGTGTAGAACAATCACAAATTCACAATCTTTCAAGATGAATGATGGCTACTTTGTTGTGATGAATGCAGGCGTTTTTTCAGCGATGGTGGAATGAACAAAGTGAGGAAATCAAAACCATTGTGAAGGGACTTATCCGCTCAGGCCAGCTAGAGCACATGTATGTGTCTCTTCACCTTGCTCGTGTCCCTTGTAACTTGTAAGTTAACATTGCCTCTTTTTGTAGAAACGGTGGTATGTGTATGCATGATGAAGCAGCGCCACACTACATAGACATGATTGACCAGACGACTCTCGGGCATCGTTTCATCATCAGAGAGTTCAATGTGACTCCAAGAATCGGTTGGCAGATTGATCCCTTTGGACATTCTGCAGTGCAGGCTTACTTGCTAGGCGCTGGAGTAAGAACTCCCTTCCTTTTAGTTTTTATGTTTTGTGTATGGATCTTAGAGGTGTGAAGATGTTGTTTGTTTACTGATTTAACCGCAGGTTGGATTCGACTCAGTCTTTTTTGGTCGGATAGATTACCAAGATAGGGAGAAGCGTAAAGGGGACAAGAGCCTTGAAGTTGTCTGGCGAGGCTCCAAGAGTCTCGGCTCTTCTTCACAGATATTTGCTGGTGCTTTCCCTAAGAACTATGAACCTCCACCTGGTGGCTTCTACTATGAAATCACCGATGATTCCCCCGTTGTCCAAGTACTTTCCTCGCCAGTTGATTACTATTTTTCTTGTATTTATTCTGTTCTTATGAATTATAATAAGTGTGGATCTTTATCCATGAAGGATGATCCGGACCTGTTTGATTACAATGTTCAAGAGCGAGTGAATGCCTTTGTAGCTGCAGCTTTAGATCAGGTAGATTTGGAGAGAATGTTCCTTTATTTTAATTGGTAGAGTTTTCTTTTTACGGTTTTGTGACATGTTTTTTGGTTGTCTGCAGGCCAACATTACTCGAACGAATCACATCATGTTCACAATGGGAACAGATTTTAGGTACCAGTATGCACACACCTGGTTTCGACAAATGGACAAGCTTCTTCACTATGTTAACCTCGTAAGTCATCCAATCAGCtgtctaaaatataatgttcCTCTTTATGGCCTCTGATTGGTAATCTTGCGGAATAGCGGAATggcgttttaagtttttttttgtcaattaataaaAGTTGCGGaatgaaaacaaagaaaattttcATTAAGTGAGTTTTAGTAGATTATTTACAACAAACGAGATATTTCTAACTCGTGGACCGTTGATTATTGCAGGATGGGCGTGTCAATGCTCTCTACTCTACTCCTTCCATATATACAGATGCAAAACACGCGGCGAATGAGGCTTGGCCTCTGAAAACAGAGGATTATTTTCCGTGAGTAATTTATCTAACTACTTGATACAGGTTTTGCTTAGAGACTGAACCAAATCTTTACTTCCAGTTATGCAGACCGTATAAATGCTTACTGGACTGGATATTTTACAAGTAGGCCAGCACTTAAGCGTTATGTCAGAGTGATGAGTGGCTACTACTTGGTACTTGTTCTTCCACGTTCCAAATAATACTTTTTGAAGTTGTAATATTTATTCATGTGTGTTACTTGGAGAGTTTAGGCGGCAAGGCAACTCGAGTTTTTCAAAGGGAGAAGTGAGAAGGGTCCGAATACAGATTCGTTAGCAGATGCCCTAGCTATTGCTCAGCATCATGACGCTGTTTCTGGTACATCGAAACAGCATGTGGCTAATGATTATGCCAAAAGACTGGCAATAGGCTATGTTGAGGTAGTGTGCCTAATTGCTATGTGGATTGTGGTTTTCTAATGGCCTTGTTTGCTCTATATAGAAGTTAATAAAATCTGTTCACCTTGCAGGCTGAGAGTGTGGTTGCTACTTCTCTTGCTCATTTGACTAAACTAGATCCTGCAACGTTCAAACAGGTAAAAATAATCTCCTTGCTAAAACATTTTTCTCAGAAGAATCTTATCAATGTATTGTGAAGGCTTACATTACATCCTCTTGATAAAAGGTAACTCATAGTAATAGCTTGGCCTTTCTTCTTTCAGTGTTTGCTGCTGAACATAAGTTACTGCCCCGCAAGCGAAATCAACTTATCCGAGGGGAAAAGTTTGGTAAGGTTCCTCCGGTTATCAGGTCATCTATTATAGCTCTGTGCCTCCTTCCTGActtgtacttcttcttcttctttgcagacCGTATTGGCTTATAACCCACTTGGATGGAAGCGAGTGGACATTGTCCGGCTTCCTGTGAGTCAATCAAGTTCTTCTTCGTTAAAAATCACTTTATGTGTGAAACAACTATATGACGGTTCTTTGATTAGGTTGTGGACGGAGAAATTGCGGTGCATGACTCTGAGGGACACGAAGTTGAGTCTCAACTCGTTCCATTTACGGATGAATATGCGGCGTTAAGGAGCTATCACGTGGAGGCGTACTTAGGTCATGCCCCTACGCAGGTGCCAAAGTATTGGCTTGTGTTTTCGGTTTCTGTGCCTCCTCTTGGTTTCACTACTTACACTATCTCCAGTGCTAAGAAAACAGGTACAATGGTGAAGACATATCTATTTGGTCTAATGTAACAAGCTTTTGAACTTGATCACTATCACTTTTTGTTCCAAGTTTAGGTGGATATTCTAGCAAATCACATGTCTCCAGATACCAAAACGGCGAACAATCAACTGTTGACGTTGGTCATGAGCATCTGAAGCTTAGTTTCTCCACTGATCAAGGGAAAGGAATCAATTATTATAACAGCAGAATCTCGGTATGTCATTATTTTTCAAACATTAACTTGCAATGATCCATAAATAGCTGATAAATCTTTTTTCATTTGTAAAGATGACAGAACCACTAAAACAGACGTTTAGCTACTACTCTTCATACAATGGAACAAATGACAAAGAACCTCAGGTAAgtggatatttttattttctacacTTTCCTTTCCTGGCTAAAGTTCAGTACACTTACCCCATGTTTTCTCTGGCCTTCTTGTCTGGTTTGCAACTACTAGAACTCGGGTGCGTATGTTTTCCGTCCAAATGGCACATTCCCAATCAAACCGGAAGGACAGGTTCATACTCACTTCTAAAAGATATTAATCTTTCAAACGAATCATAGAAAAGAGTTTCAATGTTAACAAACCGTCTCAATTTTCAGGTTCCTTTGACTGTTATACGTGGGCCACTGGTGGATGAAGTTCATCAACAAATAAATCCGTGGATCTCTCAGGTACCTATGCTTCCCGTATGCTCTCTTGCAGAAGTGCAGATTGCAGATTCTTATACTGTCCGACTTCATAATTGTCTATAGGTCACTAGAGTTTACAAGGGCAAGGAGCATGTGGAAGTTGAATTTATTGTAAGCCTCATACATTAACTATCCCTTTACCACTTTTTATGTCTTAATATTCCATTGTTAAGTAAAGGCTTTGGCATTATCTGTGTGCGTAGGTTGGTAACATACCGATTAAAGATGGAGTTGGCAAAGAAGTCGTGACCCAGATCTCAAGCTCCCTGAAAAGTGACAAGACTTTCTACACAGACTCAAGTGGCCGTGACTATATCAAAAGGGTATGATGTcaattttctcttcttttgtgTCATTGAATAAACTAAAACATTGTTTTGCAGATCCGTGATTATCGGTCAGACTGGAAGCTAGAAGTCAACCAACCTGTTGCAGGAAACTACTACCCGGTATGGAGGTCACTGACACTGATCCAGTAGTTTACAGTTTCTCTGAAAATGATCAgttgaaatataaattatatattcttcTCAGATAAATCATGGAATATACCTGCAAGACAGTCAGAAGGAGTTCTCAGTGATGGTGGACAGAGCGATTGGAGGGTCGAGCATTGTGGACGGACAAGTTGAGCTTATGCTTCATAGGTATTGGACATAGCAATATCAAAAAATTTCACTACCGTTCTCTCCATGGGTCTAATCAGACTATATCACCTCAAATCACAGGAGACTGCTCCTAGATGACTCTAGAGGTGTAGCTGAGTCTCTGAACGAGACAACGTGTGTTAAAGACAAGTGTACTGGACTAACTGTAAGGACATacactataaaaaaattatgcacTTTAAGAACACATTCTGTTTCTCCTGGTCTAAGTTGCAGGTTCTGAAAATTACTACAGATCCAAGGAAAATATTACTATAGAATCGATCCATCTGGAGAAGGTGCAAAATGGCGAAGAACTTTCGGACAAGAGATCTACTCCCCACTCCTCTTGGCCTTTGCTCATCAGGTGAAAACAAGAGTAAAAGGCCTAACCAGTGTGTTACTATATAGCTGTCTAAAGCATTTATAGAACGtatgtttaaaatgttttagGATGATGGAAAGCCGATGAGTTTTGGTGCAGCATCATTCTCGGGGATTGATTCATCCTACAGTTTACCAGACAATGTCGCACTTCTTACTCTTCAGGTGCCTCTTTTGTAGACTCAAAAGTGATAGATCTTTTGGATGAACTGAGTAGATAACGTTTTGTTCACAATTTTCAGGAACTGGATGATGGGAACGTGCTCCTGCGTCTAGCTCATCTTTACGAggtattaataaattaatatcaaGTTCTCTCTGTGGGTTTGGTAGAAGAATGATACATCTGAGGTTTATGGAATCAGGTGGGAGAGGACAAAGATCTCTCAGGAGTGGCAACAGTGGAACTGAAGAAGCTATTCCCCGGCAAAAAGGTAACAAGCATTTTTAAAAAGATGGTGTTGTTTTGAGgtggaaaataattaaaaaaatgtgtGTTACAGATAGCGAAAGTGACTGAGATGAGCCTGTCAGCAAACCAAGAAAGAAGCgtgatggagaagaagaggTTGGTGTGGAAAGTAGAAGGTGAAGGATCTAGTGAAGAAATGAAGAATGtgaagagaggaagagaaatAGATCCAAGAAAGCTAGTGATGGAGCTTTACCCTATGGAGATTAGGACAGTGTTGATCCGCTTGGAGCGTCCACCTTCCCACTCTCACGTATACAGATTCGATGCTTGAGACTCAAGCAAAGCCTAAATAAGTGAGTTTCAAGAATAAAGAGTCTCATGTCTCGTTCCTCTTGTATTTCTACTTTAGACGTTTAGTAACTTTAATAAAAGATGAGTTGAGTTCACATAACTTACCATTATGCTATCAACAAGGGAtacatcaaattttttattcataagaAGAAAGTGTTCCTTGCAAAACAAGAAAGAAATAGAGAAGCTACTACGTTCTTCGCTTGGCGGTGGCGGTTGAAGAGGAGGAAGTGTTGCCTTCAAAGAGCTGGTCGATGAGATCCTCTATATCCTCAGGCTGGTACTTAACATACTTCTCTGTCTGACGACCAGGATCCAAGTACTGTCCAAACCTAGCCATGAAGGCCCTATAGGCAGGTATCATCACCGCGGTTATAGAAACCCTCAGCTCACTCTGCAGCTGCTCATCATTAACCACCCAAGTGGTCTGCGTCTTGTGTATCTCGTCGAACGTCGCATTAAAGCTCTTGAACCTCTCCTTCAAATTAGGCTTCACTATCTTGTTGTTGTGCATCAGCCCCTCGTGCCCCAAGAATCCCAGCAGCTTCCCCCACGTCTCTCTCTGGTAGTTCTTGTGATAAGTCCTCAGCTCGGACGACCTCTTCCTGCACCATGTGTCTCCCATCACCTCGTGTATCTCTGCAGAGCCTTTGATCTTCTGCACTATGTATCTCCCGTTGTTCATCATGAAGATGCAGCTCAGTGGTATGTCTTTGTAGAGCTTCGACTTAGCCTCCATGTTCCCGTCTAACAGGTCCATGATCCTCATCAGCTGGTTCGCAAAGGCTCTCTCCGTagactcctcctcctccatcttGGAGTGAGACTTGAACACTTGCTCCAACGTGCCTTTGTATTCGCACGAGTACTTGAGGTAGTTCATGGTGTACCTGGTGAGGGGGTGCACCGCGCCCCCTGGCACAGGGGTCTTGCTAGAATCTGATTTGATAGAGTTCTCGAGATCCGAGAATATGTTAATAGCTGTCTCTCCTAAGCGGGAGCGAGCGCTGGTCACCTCGCTCCTCAGCTCGCTGCGGAGCTCTTCAGTGAAGAGCTCCTCAATGGCTGGGAAGCCGTCTCTAAGAGTCTCGTAGATGTCAAGGATCTTGAAGAGCTTCTCGGTGGACCGTCTGGTCATGGCCACGGCCTCGGCGAAGCCCAAGAACTGGATGGCTAGCCCGTGCGTGACGATGTTGAACAAGCTCCCCTCGTCCCCTGGGAAGATCTTCTCCGCGAGTTTGAGCTCCCCAGGGAAAAAGAGGGAGGAGCAGTCTTTAACAGTCTTGTTCCAGATAGGTATCTCTCTCTCAAGCTCCCCCCAGCTCATCTTCTGCACCTCGTCTATGCTAACTTTCTCAAACTCACACTCTTGTTTCAACGTACGCATCAAGATGTTCCTTCTCCCGACCAAGTAAGCCTCTTTGCACTCGCATCCGTACCCTGCTCCTTTCATCCTCTCCACTATCTTCCTCAGCAAGACAACCATCTCTTCCGAGTAGCCAGGGTATTCAATCTTCTCATCGCCGCCTTCAGGAACGTTGTTTACATTGTCCTGATCTTGCGAGTCGTTGTGGTGATCTTGTTGATCCTCCGTGACCACCGCAGGCTCCTTGATCACAGACTCTTCTAAAAGGACACGGAACTCGTCTTCGAAGAAGGCCATTGCACGCTGCTGGATCGATCCAGCGTGGTTGATCAACGACTCGTGATGGTCCAAACAAGATTTGGTGTTGAGCAACAGCTCCATAAGCTTTGAGACACGATCAACAGCTTCGAGAAGAGAAGAGACCTCCTCTGGATCTTGATACCACGTCGTTTTAGGGTCGACGGTGTCGTGTTTGGAGAGTTTGTCCTCGAAGAGATCCAAGAACTTGCCAACGAACTGTGGGATCTGAAAATAATTACCATCCTCTCCTTTCTCCTCCTCGGTGACGTCTTTGTGCTCCTCTTTGTGAAGGGAGAGGCTCGTGAGAAGCTGGTCGAGCTCTTCGGATAAGGACTCGATGGTTTGAGGAATCTCTGGTGGTGCTTCTTCCTGTCCTAATGGTGAGTTAACCTTGTCGGCATTGTCTCCTGGATCGACGTGATCTGTCTCAGCATTACTAACATCGACATTTTCTTTTTTATCAACATCGACATCATCTGAAACGGTGTCTCCTTTCTCCTCTTCCTTAGATTTGTCATTATGATCATCATCATGATGAAGATCAGGGTCCTTGTCGTCGTTCTTCTCCATAGcttattagtattattatttaCGTAAAGCTTAAAAATTGTTAAGAAAAGAGAGACTCATGTGTTGTGTTTTCGTTTAGACATTAGGCTTTGTGGTTTGTGTGGTTAGAGAGGCGATGAAGATGGTCGCAATGGATGAATCGAAGAAGTAGGGGAGCCTTGACTTTTTCTTTCATCTCAACACCAATACCGTGTGTTCTATTTTTAACCGgcaaatataaagaaaaatacctcgtaattatttaacttttgtttAAAATTGTACATAGATTAGCCGATATATTAAAGATTTAAATGGAAGGTATATATGaacaatgatttgataaaaaaaaagcgGATAACGTGGGATATGGTGCGCACGCATGTTCCTCACACAACTCTATTTATATACGTGCATGCATAAACCATTttcatttctttataaaaaaaaaagaaatatcagTCAAATAAGAGGATAGCTTGTGGAGGAGAAAGAAAAGGCTCATTAAAAACCCAAATAATAATTAGGCCTAGTAAACTTCGATGTTAAATGGTCCTTAATCAAGTCTCCCCTGACTTGCTTGCTTCAATAAACTAAACCAGTAGGGGGAACAAGTAGGCGGTGTTGTGTCTCATATTTTCCACACGTACAAATAAATGCGATTAAGCACACTTTTACAAAAGAGAGAAActaacttctttttttctttcaaaaaagaaagaaagaaattaaCATTTAGATCAGGCTAGAGTACTGTATATTGTAAATTATTAATTGAATAACCGGACGTGGGGTGGCTCACAACTGTCAAAAGAGATCTAACTTTTACTGTGTTAGATTTAATGGTATGGTTGAAGATCAGTTGGAATGTAAAACTGAAGGGAATAAATGATCAAGTTGTAACGAGTGAAAGAAACCTTTTGCATATGGAGTAAACACCAAACTTGTACGTTTCTCTCGTCCTtccatctcttcttttttttttttctaattttttgaaTATGTGTATGACATTTTCTTGTACCTTTGTAAGTCAATAAACATCCCTCAAATGCACCTTCCTTTTCTCTTACTCATGTAATCATCTTCCTTCTTATTATGAACTAACGAAATGTTCAGACAAAGAAGCCATTTCTACctttttgtcttcttttttttaacactcaAACCATTTATATtacaaaactatataatatatatatgtgtagtGTGTACCCATGGGGaatctatacatatatatagaaccCTCTCCTACTGTCATTTAGCCTCACAAACAAAAGGCTACACgaatcttctttctctctctctccctctctccctTGTTTCCTCTTTTTAGATGGAATGATGGATACATGCTTGtcaagaattttaaaattttaaataatatttgaagAAACAGTTtataagaataagaagaagagacaAGATATGGAGGTGGAGAAGAGTATAATGGTCAATGGAGGCATGAAGTTACCAGTTGGATACAGATTTCACCCAACAGAGCAGGAGCTCATCCTTCATTACTTGCTCCCAAAGGCCTTTGCTTCTCCTTTGCCTTCCTCCATCATCCCTGTCTTTGACGTTTTCTTCTCTCATCCTCTCACTTTCCCAGGTCTCTATCTATCTTTATTCCTTCTGTTTTAGCATATGTCTCCTGTTATTCTTTTTCAAATGGGTTGATAGAAGGGTTGTAACTTTACAGcagattatgtttttttttattatcatatTATAGTGTTtgggtttttctttttttcagggGATCAAAAGGAGAGGCAGAGGTACTTCTTTTGCAAGAAGAGACAAGAAGTCTCAAGTAATGACCATAGAATCAAGATTTCATCTGGTAACGGTTATTGGAAACCTATCAGGAAAGAAAGAGACATCACTGCTTGTGGTAGAACAGTTGGGATTAGAAGAACACTTGTTTTCCGTGGAACAAACAATTCTTCTTCTAGTTCCAACAAAACCAGATGGTGCATGACAGAGTATTGCCTTGCTGGGTTTTCATCAACTAAGGTAATGCTAGACCATAATAAGAAATAAGACTCTGAACTTTTAGACTAATAGGTTTGATTTTGTATTGTAAAACAGGTGTTTGGAGAATGGGCGGTGTACAAAGTGTATAAGAGGAAAGAACCAAAAGGAAGAAGACAGAGGAAACCAAGAGTGAGAgatgctgaagaagaagaatttaCTATTGGGTCCAATCATGAATTTGGTCCTCCACCGCCATCTCCTCCTACCTCAGCTGATGAGTCAGGGAGCATTATTTAAACGTTGCTCCTTAGCCCTAACCTACTCCACTTACGTTTCTGTCACGTCTTGATTCATTTCTTAGAGAAACAAGTAAAAGGAGGCTAGAGAGGGGTCAATTTTTATCAGAAAGTGTTGTGTGAGTGGAGATTTGTTGAACAAACCAAGTATATGTCAAACTTGTTAACTTTTACTTGAAGTTGTTTTAACAATATCAGAGTTAAAAGTGACATAGCCGTGTAATAGGAAGTAAAGTTGAATTGAAAGAAAAAGATGTATTcttggatgagaacttgattccctttctttttatatagaataagaatatatatagacTTGTTTTATAATATCAATATCAATATGTATGGAAAATTGATTTACTCATATAAGATGGAGATGCATTTTGTATTtagttataagttataacaaGTTGATGCACATACATATATCTTacgtgttaaaataaaataaaaatatagattggAGACTTCCAAATAAAGATGTGTTAGATAGCACAGAGGGACAAAAGAAAGAGTTGAaactgaaattaaaaataaatgggaTAACCGAAGAAGCCATCGCATGTGGTGTTGAGAAGCTAAGTTCTTGGTGTCGACCAtttttaaataaccaaaaatatttttttatatatttattgtcaTTGACACAATTTTTATAATGTTTAAGGACCAATTTCTTGGACATGATTGTTTTAATTAGTAATCTGTGTGTGAGTTGTATACTTGTATACCGTAAAAACAATGCGAGTATTATATAAGAGCTTTATACTTGATTGAATGAATTTCATGATTCGTTAGAGAAAATATGTACCCAAAACTTCTCAACTATCTATATATAACAATGAAAGAAAActttttcttacaaaaaaaaaacaatgaaagaAAACTAAACATGTATCATGTATTCATGTGTGCCAACAAAAAGGCTCGATTGATGAGAAAAGACAAAATATTGAACTTGGTTTATACAAGAACAGAGTAGGGACATAACATGGGTGTATGTATGTgaacattataaatttataatgatTAATTGAAAATACAACAAATCTTGAATCAGTTTTATAATATACATTCTAACAATTGTAAATAATTATTAGAAAATGGTGTAGAAGGTCAACGACAAGTTACATGTGCATTGTGCACCATCTTCCAATGTACAATCCACAAAAAGACAACATCGATTAAGGCAATCTAGGTTTCTCCTCTTTCCCACACAAATACACATATTACCATAAACATGTCCTCTAATGCTTTTAATCGAAGCAATCCTTGGTTTTCAAATgtaatcaaagaaaaaaaatgtaataaagtTACCTTGCCTGCactaaataaaagaaataagcAATGAAATGATGAGGAGGTACTAAGTGAATGTGAACAAGtctgtgtattgtgtgtgagaAGAGGTAACTAGGTGCCAATGAGCTTTTAGAATATGCTTGACAGAGAAAGCAATTTTACTTTTTCAGCACACAAAAGGTAAATTAGATGTGGGATTGCTTCGTTTTCAAGCAAACGTTTATTACTTTGACCAAGACTTAACTACACCCTAATTATAGATATCCAAAGATCATTTAGACAGATGATACTGTGAGAATTAATTAAGCAATAagttttcttagttaaaaagaAAGTACATAGCTGGAGTGATATATCTCCGAATAACTTGGTTGCATAAAAACATACCATGTTGATCTTATTATCTATATGTAATCTATTATAGGAAATAGCATTCGTTTTGGTGTTTTTGCAACCAAAACAAGTTTATATATGCATTTAGATAAAGTAATAGATGGTCCCTGTTATTAAGTACAATCACCCTAAAACACCTAAGTTCCttaatttgaaaagaaaagaaaaataagtaCTATCGTTGAAACTTGTAAAGAAAATTTTGGCCCTCTAACAGAGTGGTTTGGAATTTGGATGAAGCTATGGACTGTAAACATAAAagctttgttgttgtttttcttAACTAAGAGCTACTTGAAGTCAATAAGCCTTGTGTTGTGTGTATTCCTTGTGTATATGGGCCTTAGAAGAGAGCTATAATGATGTTGGGCTAAGAGTGCATGGAGATAGAGATTTTTTGTAAATCCAATAAGTAAGTGAGCAGAAAgaataagaaaaggaaaaatgcAATGATGTGAGAagaggggagagagagagtgataGACTGATAGGTAAGTAGTGAGAGAATGGAAAGAATAAACAGGGTTAGAGAAACATAGAAACCTTCCATGTTTGGCAATTCCATCTTTGGACTTGGTCCTCTTTCTTTGATTCTTGTCTTCTTTAGCATCACAACACCAAGGTACTATCATATCATATCAATCAAACAAACACTCTCACTAATAAAGAGTATTGTTAAGGATTTTCAAACACTTTTAATTGAGTTCAATCAAGTGTGAGGGTGTGTATTCACTCGTGTTGTATGTGTACTGTGTACCGTGCACACAACTGTTTAGTCAGAACGTGTCGTTACCAGATTATCTCGCGTTGCAGGATGTAGCAGTCCAAACACAAAAAGCAACCAATCTCTATTTTTCTTTAtacttatttttctttatacttTGTATTCTAAAAGCAAATAAAAAGGGAGAAGTCCTGATCCCATCAACAACAACTTCAAATCACTTTTCCACTCGGTTCTCCTATTTATCTTAGCGACGCAAATTTCGATATAGATCCTCTTTAATTAGTATCTCATCAATCACTGTATAGTGTATCAGACTCTACGTTCATTACTATTTTCACAAGATAATTAAACGAGATTAACAACACGCACTCACCATTAACATTATTATTtatcaacaaaataaaacattattaaacatACCATCTCATCTAAAATTCTCAATCCTACCCCTTCATTATGAAACTTGGAGAGGAAGTACAACTGTACAAGTTTAAGTTTCACTCGagatatttttttgtgtatatattgaaaacgagtgtatacatacacatatatacatGCATACATGGATGGAGCAAAAAGGATTTACTTGGGATCTGTGAAATTagttaaagagagagagaagaaactgAGCGCAAAATAGTAATTTAAAAAGCAGATATTATTCTCTGCAACAAACGACGCAAACAAACAAATATAGAGAGACAGCTTAAACCCTTCCATAAAACctctctcacacacacacacagtctctctctctctctctctctctctctctctctctctctctctgttgaaAAATGGCGGAGCCACCACCGTCGTCTTTCCATCACCACTTCATgtgtcctcctcctccaccaaaACACCATCGATCATCAAACAAGAAACACTACTCCTTCCCCGGATCTCACCACCCTCCCTCCATCCACCGCCTCTTCCCGTGCCAGTACTGTCCACGCAagttctacacctctcaagctCTCGGCGGTCACCAGAACGCTCACAAACGCGAACGCGCCGCTGCTCGCCGCAACCTCGGCGtcgatcatcatcatcctcctcctccatcGTCAATCCTCCACGACGAAGCTGCTTTCGCTTGTCCTAACTTCTACCCTAACCAACCT of the Brassica rapa cultivar Chiifu-401-42 chromosome A03, CAAS_Brap_v3.01, whole genome shotgun sequence genome contains:
- the LOC103856045 gene encoding exocyst complex component EXO70B1, which produces MEKNDDKDPDLHHDDDHNDKSKEEEKGDTVSDDVDVDKKENVDVSNAETDHVDPGDNADKVNSPLGQEEAPPEIPQTIESLSEELDQLLTSLSLHKEEHKDVTEEEKGEDGNYFQIPQFVGKFLDLFEDKLSKHDTVDPKTTWYQDPEEVSSLLEAVDRVSKLMELLLNTKSCLDHHESLINHAGSIQQRAMAFFEDEFRVLLEESVIKEPAVVTEDQQDHHNDSQDQDNVNNVPEGGDEKIEYPGYSEEMVVLLRKIVERMKGAGYGCECKEAYLVGRRNILMRTLKQECEFEKVSIDEVQKMSWGELEREIPIWNKTVKDCSSLFFPGELKLAEKIFPGDEGSLFNIVTHGLAIQFLGFAEAVAMTRRSTEKLFKILDIYETLRDGFPAIEELFTEELRSELRSEVTSARSRLGETAINIFSDLENSIKSDSSKTPVPGGAVHPLTRYTMNYLKYSCEYKGTLEQVFKSHSKMEEEESTERAFANQLMRIMDLLDGNMEAKSKLYKDIPLSCIFMMNNGRYIVQKIKGSAEIHEVMGDTWCRKRSSELRTYHKNYQRETWGKLLGFLGHEGLMHNNKIVKPNLKERFKSFNATFDEIHKTQTTWVVNDEQLQSELRVSITAVMIPAYRAFMARFGQYLDPGRQTEKYVKYQPEDIEDLIDQLFEGNTSSSSTATAKRRT
- the LOC103856047 gene encoding NAC domain-containing protein 41; the encoded protein is MEVEKSIMVNGGMKLPVGYRFHPTEQELILHYLLPKAFASPLPSSIIPVFDVFFSHPLTFPGDQKERQRYFFCKKRQEVSSNDHRIKISSGNGYWKPIRKERDITACGRTVGIRRTLVFRGTNNSSSSSNKTRWCMTEYCLAGFSSTKVFGEWAVYKVYKRKEPKGRRQRKPRVRDAEEEEFTIGSNHEFGPPPPSPPTSADESGSII
- the LOC103856046 gene encoding probable alpha-mannosidase At5g13980 encodes the protein MDLSKFLCWVVLLLGIFSSRVESRYMVYNTSHTMVQGKLNVHVVPHSHDDVGWLKTVDQYYVGSNNSIQVACVQNVLDSIVPALLADKNRRFIYVEQAFFQRWWNEQSEEIKTIVKGLIRSGQLEHINGGMCMHDEAAPHYIDMIDQTTLGHRFIIREFNVTPRIGWQIDPFGHSAVQAYLLGAGVGFDSVFFGRIDYQDREKRKGDKSLEVVWRGSKSLGSSSQIFAGAFPKNYEPPPGGFYYEITDDSPVVQDDPDLFDYNVQERVNAFVAAALDQANITRTNHIMFTMGTDFRYQYAHTWFRQMDKLLHYVNLDGRVNALYSTPSIYTDAKHAANEAWPLKTEDYFPYADRINAYWTGYFTSRPALKRYVRVMSGYYLAARQLEFFKGRSEKGPNTDSLADALAIAQHHDAVSGTSKQHVANDYAKRLAIGYVEAESVVATSLAHLTKLDPATFKQCLLLNISYCPASEINLSEGKSLTVLAYNPLGWKRVDIVRLPVVDGEIAVHDSEGHEVESQLVPFTDEYAALRSYHVEAYLGHAPTQVPKYWLVFSVSVPPLGFTTYTISSAKKTGGYSSKSHVSRYQNGEQSTVDVGHEHLKLSFSTDQGKGINYYNSRISMTEPLKQTFSYYSSYNGTNDKEPQNSGAYVFRPNGTFPIKPEGQVPLTVIRGPLVDEVHQQINPWISQVTRVYKGKEHVEVEFIVGNIPIKDGVGKEVVTQISSSLKSDKTFYTDSSGRDYIKRIRDYRSDWKLEVNQPVAGNYYPINHGIYLQDSQKEFSVMVDRAIGGSSIVDGQVELMLHRRLLLDDSRGVAESLNETTCVKDKCTGLTIQGKYYYRIDPSGEGAKWRRTFGQEIYSPLLLAFAHQDDGKPMSFGAASFSGIDSSYSLPDNVALLTLQELDDGNVLLRLAHLYEVGEDKDLSGVATVELKKLFPGKKIAKVTEMSLSANQERSVMEKKRLVWKVEGEGSSEEMKNVKRGREIDPRKLVMELYPMEIRTVLIRLERPPSHSHVYRFDA